In one Anoxybacillus amylolyticus genomic region, the following are encoded:
- the pnpS gene encoding two-component system histidine kinase PnpS, producing the protein MTDFRFRFVVALVSLIVTVLVCLGMLLGQLFKDFYVETMNKRIEKETKMIALLLESEPIDTARRQIEQMSDTLSARITVLDENEKIVIDTGQVSTISDSAHERIVRDILHGKEEKNASIMEEKQNIYYYIVPFLHGKKANGHVILSTSVHSLKKVTQQIWGVLVSSLGTALIVIVLLGLKITAQHMKPIEAATKVAFELARGNYKARVYETQHGEETGLLTHSLNILARNLQEMSKIQEMQTDRLHTLIENVGSGLILIDSRGYINLVNRAYKEIFHIRPVDYLHRLYTEVFPYKEIIQLVDEIFIKETRVRKQLVLTVDIERKYFEVYGAPIIGTNAEWKGIVLVFHDITELKKLEQMRKDFVANVSHELKTPITSIKGFAETLLDGAMKDEKALEHFLSIILQESERLQSLIQDLLDLSKIEQHGFQLRLEQVNLTRLLTELMTMFMGKAEEKNIHLRVDAVDSIYVVGDSDRLKQIFINLITNALTYTPADGHVIVRVKESSEEVLVHVEDTGIGIAEKEIPRIFERFYRVDKARSRNSGGTGLGLAIVKHLVEAHHGYITVKSQIGKGTTFTVHFPKEV; encoded by the coding sequence ATGACTGATTTTCGCTTTCGGTTTGTAGTAGCGCTCGTTTCGCTTATTGTAACAGTTCTTGTTTGCCTTGGAATGTTGTTAGGACAGTTGTTTAAAGATTTTTATGTGGAAACGATGAACAAACGAATCGAAAAAGAAACAAAAATGATTGCGCTTTTGCTTGAAAGCGAGCCAATTGATACAGCACGTCGGCAAATCGAGCAGATGAGCGACACCCTGTCTGCGCGCATTACTGTTCTTGATGAAAACGAGAAAATCGTCATCGATACAGGGCAAGTTTCTACTATTAGCGATAGCGCTCACGAACGAATCGTCCGCGATATTTTACATGGCAAAGAAGAAAAAAATGCATCGATCATGGAAGAAAAACAAAACATTTATTATTACATCGTTCCGTTTTTACATGGGAAAAAAGCGAATGGGCACGTCATTTTAAGCACGTCTGTCCATTCTTTAAAAAAAGTGACGCAACAAATATGGGGAGTGCTCGTCAGCAGTTTAGGCACAGCGCTTATTGTCATTGTGTTATTAGGATTGAAAATTACAGCACAACATATGAAGCCAATCGAAGCCGCAACAAAAGTTGCCTTTGAACTAGCCCGAGGAAACTATAAAGCGAGAGTGTATGAAACGCAACACGGAGAAGAAACAGGGCTGCTTACGCATTCGCTCAACATTTTAGCTCGCAATTTACAAGAAATGAGCAAAATTCAAGAGATGCAAACCGACCGGCTGCATACGCTGATTGAAAACGTAGGCAGTGGCTTAATCTTAATTGATAGTCGAGGATACATTAATTTAGTGAACCGAGCGTATAAGGAAATTTTCCATATTCGTCCTGTCGATTATTTACATCGGCTATATACAGAGGTGTTTCCCTATAAAGAAATCATCCAGCTTGTCGACGAAATTTTTATAAAAGAAACGAGAGTGCGCAAACAGCTCGTCTTAACGGTTGACATTGAGCGAAAATATTTTGAAGTATACGGGGCACCAATTATTGGGACAAACGCCGAATGGAAAGGGATTGTGCTCGTGTTCCATGACATTACGGAATTGAAAAAGCTAGAACAGATGCGCAAAGACTTTGTCGCGAACGTATCGCACGAACTAAAAACACCGATTACATCCATCAAAGGCTTTGCCGAAACATTATTAGATGGGGCAATGAAAGATGAGAAAGCATTGGAACATTTCTTATCAATTATTTTGCAAGAGAGTGAACGGCTACAAAGTTTAATTCAAGACTTACTCGATTTATCGAAAATCGAGCAGCACGGGTTTCAACTTCGCCTCGAGCAAGTCAACCTCACCAGACTGTTGACGGAATTAATGACGATGTTCATGGGAAAAGCGGAAGAAAAAAATATTCATTTGCGGGTAGACGCTGTGGACTCCATTTATGTCGTCGGCGATAGCGACCGACTCAAGCAAATTTTTATTAATTTAATTACGAATGCGCTGACGTATACGCCAGCAGATGGACATGTCATCGTTCGAGTGAAAGAATCGTCAGAGGAAGTGCTCGTGCATGTCGAAGATACGGGTATTGGCATTGCGGAAAAAGAAATTCCTCGCATTTTTGAGCGCTTTTATCGCGTCGATAAAGCGAGAAGCCGGAATTCGGGCGGAACAGGGCTTGGACTTGCAATTGTCAAACATCTTGTCGAAGCCCACCATGGCTATATTACCGTCAAAAGCCAAATCGGCAAAGGTACGACGTTTACTGTTCATTTTCCGAAAGAAGTATGA
- a CDS encoding response regulator transcription factor: MSKKVLIVDDEPSIVTLLEYNLKQAGFEVITASDGEEGLQKAILEQPDLIILDLMLPKIDGIEVCKQLRQQKIMVPILMLTAKDDEFDKVLGLELGADDYMTKPFSPREVVARMKAILRRIQPVAVPIEEENNKIVIGELSIFPDRYEAYFRDNLLELTPKEFELLLYLAKNKGRVLTRDQLLSAVWNYDFAGDTRIVDVHISHLREKIEQNTKKPLYIKTIRGLGYKLEEPKSDD; the protein is encoded by the coding sequence ATGAGTAAGAAGGTGTTAATTGTCGACGATGAACCATCTATTGTCACACTTTTAGAATACAATTTAAAACAAGCTGGGTTTGAAGTGATCACAGCAAGTGATGGCGAAGAAGGCTTGCAAAAAGCGATTCTCGAGCAACCAGATTTAATCATTCTTGACTTAATGCTTCCGAAAATCGATGGCATCGAAGTATGTAAGCAACTGCGCCAGCAAAAAATCATGGTCCCGATTTTGATGTTGACAGCAAAAGACGATGAGTTTGATAAAGTGCTCGGGCTTGAACTTGGCGCAGACGATTATATGACAAAACCGTTCAGCCCACGCGAAGTCGTGGCGCGCATGAAGGCGATTTTGCGGCGTATTCAGCCGGTGGCAGTGCCAATAGAGGAGGAAAACAACAAGATCGTCATTGGGGAATTGTCCATTTTCCCAGACCGATATGAAGCATATTTTCGAGATAATTTATTAGAATTAACACCAAAAGAATTTGAATTGCTTTTATATTTAGCGAAAAATAAGGGGCGGGTATTAACACGTGATCAGTTATTGAGTGCGGTATGGAACTACGACTTTGCCGGAGATACGCGCATCGTTGACGTCCATATTAGCCATTTGCGCGAAAAAATTGAACAAAATACGAAAAAGCCGCTCTATATTAAAACGATTCGCGGACTAGGCTATAAGCTTGAGGAGCCAAAGAGCGATGACTGA
- a CDS encoding RNA-guided endonuclease TnpB family protein yields the protein MKHYKPKEFAEMLHVSVKTLQRWDNEGVLKAYRNPKVRKLKKKLKREQRSLSRKYENLKKRGEKPATKRGANIDKNIFRVQKLHARLANIRLEYVKFVANEVVRTKPRYVVIENLNVKGMMKNRHLSKAMAEQCFYTFQTWLIHKCKKYGMEVRQVSRFYPSSKMCSRCGHMKKDLQLSDPIYVCDGCGHTMDRDLHAATSLLRATDYIVLT from the coding sequence ATGAAACACTATAAACCAAAAGAATTTGCAGAAATGTTACATGTGTCGGTAAAAACGCTACAAAGATGGGATAACGAAGGCGTATTGAAAGCTTACCGAAACCCAAAAGTGAGGAAGTTGAAAAAGAAATTAAAGCGAGAACAACGCTCCTTATCTCGCAAATACGAAAATCTAAAGAAGAGAGGTGAAAAGCCTGCTACGAAAAGAGGAGCGAATATAGACAAAAATATTTTTAGGGTGCAAAAGCTCCATGCTCGATTGGCGAATATTCGCTTGGAGTACGTGAAATTTGTAGCGAATGAAGTGGTGAGAACCAAGCCACGATACGTCGTCATCGAGAACTTGAACGTCAAAGGGATGATGAAAAACCGTCATTTGTCTAAAGCGATGGCAGAGCAATGTTTTTATACGTTTCAAACATGGCTCATTCATAAATGCAAAAAATATGGCATGGAAGTAAGACAAGTCAGTCGATTTTATCCATCGTCGAAAATGTGTTCTCGTTGCGGGCATATGAAAAAAGACCTCCAGTTATCGGATCCGATATATGTTTGTGATGGTTGTGGTCATACGATGGATAGAGACCTTCATGCGGCAACATCCCTTTTACGTGCAACAGACTATATCGTTCTCACGTAA
- a CDS encoding transposase: MKHHHISFKEYTMDNLTLPSNIADLIPPDNMAHVVHEMVERIPMETFLPYYKGGGTSSYHPKMMTKIILYAYTQKMYHGREIARQLEVHLPLMWLSGFQKPDFRSINRFRSERMKGLIDDLFREMITLLVADGYVNMEDYFVDGTKIEIE, translated from the coding sequence ATGAAACATCATCATATTTCTTTTAAAGAGTATACCATGGATAACCTCACGTTGCCAAGCAATATTGCCGATCTCATTCCACCGGATAATATGGCTCACGTGGTTCACGAGATGGTCGAGCGCATCCCGATGGAGACGTTTCTTCCTTACTATAAAGGCGGCGGTACCTCTTCTTATCATCCAAAAATGATGACGAAAATTATCCTCTACGCGTACACCCAAAAAATGTATCATGGCCGAGAAATTGCTCGACAATTAGAAGTACATCTTCCCCTCATGTGGTTGAGTGGGTTTCAAAAGCCGGACTTCCGTTCCATCAATCGATTTCGCTCCGAACGGATGAAAGGGCTGATTGACGACTTGTTCCGAGAAATGATCACCCTGCTTGTCGCGGACGGCTATGTCAACATGGAAGACTATTTCGTAGATGGGACGAAAATTGAAATCGAGTAG
- the ltrA gene encoding group II intron reverse transcriptase/maturase produces the protein MLMERILSRGNLLTALKRVEQNKGSHGIDGMSVKDLRRHLYENWDSLREELRTGTYQPAPVRRVEIPKPNGGVRMLGIPTVTDRFIQQAIAQVLTPIFDPTFSENSYGFRPNRRAHDAVRKAKEYIKEGYRWVVDIDLEKFFDKVNHDQLMGILAKRIEDRILLKLIRKYLQSGVMINGVVQITEEGTPQGGPLSPLLSNILLDQLDKELEARGHQFVRYADDCNIYVKSWKAGQRVMKSVSTFLEQHLKLKVNREKSAVDRPWKRKFLGFSFTFHKDPKVRIAKESMERLKRKIREITSRSKPYPMEVRVERLNQYLTGWCGYFALADTPSKFKEIDEWIRRRLRMCEWKQWKKPKTRVRKLIGLGIPEYKAYEWGNTRKKYWRIAHSPILHKTLDNSYWSQRGLKSLYNRYEFLRQS, from the coding sequence ATGTTAATGGAACGAATCTTGTCACGTGGAAATCTTCTAACGGCGCTCAAACGAGTGGAACAAAATAAAGGAAGTCACGGCATCGATGGAATGTCCGTAAAAGACCTACGAAGACATCTCTATGAAAACTGGGACTCCCTCCGGGAAGAGTTAAGAACAGGAACCTACCAACCTGCACCCGTACGTCGTGTCGAAATCCCGAAACCAAATGGCGGAGTGAGGATGTTAGGAATACCTACCGTGACAGATCGTTTCATTCAACAAGCAATCGCTCAAGTGTTAACCCCAATCTTTGACCCAACCTTTTCGGAAAATAGTTATGGGTTTCGTCCGAATCGGAGGGCTCATGATGCGGTAAGGAAGGCGAAAGAATATATCAAAGAGGGTTACCGCTGGGTGGTCGATATAGACTTAGAGAAATTCTTTGATAAAGTCAATCACGACCAATTGATGGGGATACTCGCCAAGCGAATCGAAGACCGCATCCTACTGAAGTTGATACGAAAATATCTTCAATCAGGAGTCATGATAAATGGGGTTGTCCAAATAACGGAAGAAGGAACACCGCAGGGAGGACCGCTTAGTCCACTTCTATCCAACATTCTCCTAGACCAATTGGACAAAGAGTTGGAAGCAAGGGGGCACCAATTTGTCCGATATGCGGATGACTGCAACATCTATGTGAAGTCATGGAAAGCAGGACAGCGTGTGATGAAATCGGTATCGACCTTCCTCGAACAGCACCTAAAATTGAAGGTAAACAGAGAGAAATCAGCAGTAGACCGTCCGTGGAAACGGAAGTTTCTAGGGTTCAGTTTCACCTTTCACAAAGATCCAAAGGTGCGAATAGCCAAAGAAAGCATGGAACGGCTGAAAAGAAAAATACGAGAAATAACTTCTCGGTCGAAGCCTTATCCGATGGAAGTAAGGGTGGAAAGACTGAACCAATACCTCACAGGATGGTGCGGATACTTCGCGCTAGCAGATACCCCGAGCAAATTCAAAGAAATAGACGAGTGGATAAGAAGAAGGCTGAGAATGTGTGAATGGAAACAATGGAAGAAACCTAAAACAAGAGTTAGAAAGCTGATTGGATTAGGGATTCCAGAATACAAAGCATACGAATGGGGAAACACCAGAAAGAAATACTGGCGAATCGCCCACAGCCCAATTCTACACAAAACCCTCGACAACTCCTATTGGAGCCAACGAGGGCTGAAAAGTCTGTATAATCGCTACGAATTTCTGCGTCAATCTTAG
- a CDS encoding MaoC family dehydratase, translating into MLKKRKLGRNISEITVGEKLVINAKIEDKDLLLYLGLTDDANPLYIQHDYASQTPWKKPIVPTIMLTGMITSAISKYLPGPGSHIERHDIHFLKPVYHYEQLQFWFEVKSVDVDAHSITVAVEALRDEREKVLEGTLTVCPPYALSWLDSHVLENF; encoded by the coding sequence ATGTTAAAAAAACGGAAATTGGGGAGAAATATATCAGAAATCACGGTCGGGGAAAAACTGGTCATCAACGCGAAAATTGAAGATAAAGATTTGTTGCTATACCTTGGCTTAACAGATGACGCAAATCCGCTATATATTCAGCATGATTATGCATCGCAAACGCCATGGAAAAAGCCGATTGTTCCAACGATTATGCTGACAGGAATGATTACATCAGCTATTTCCAAATATTTGCCCGGACCGGGAAGCCATATCGAGCGGCACGATATCCATTTTTTAAAACCAGTCTATCATTATGAACAATTGCAATTTTGGTTTGAAGTCAAATCTGTCGATGTCGACGCCCACTCGATCACCGTTGCCGTCGAAGCGTTGCGCGATGAACGGGAAAAAGTACTCGAAGGGACGTTGACCGTTTGTCCGCCATATGCTTTATCATGGCTTGATAGCCACGTGCTTGAAAACTTTTAG
- the mdh gene encoding malate dehydrogenase yields the protein MAMKRKKISVIGAGFTGATTAFILAQKELGDVVLVDIPQLENPTKGKALDMLESSPVLGFDANIIGTSDYADTADSDIVVITAGIARKPGMSRDDLVTTNQKIMKAVTKEIVKYSPNCYIIVLTNPVDAMTYTVYKESGFPKNRVIGQSGVLDTARFRTFVAQELNLSVKDITGFVLGGHGDDMVPLVRYSYAGGIPLETLIPKERLDAIVERTRKGGGEIVNLLGNGSAYYAPAASLVEMVEAIIKDQRRVLPAIAYLEGEYGYEGIYLGVPTILGGNGIEKVIELELTDEEKAALAKSVESVKNVMKVLG from the coding sequence ATGGCGATGAAGCGCAAAAAAATATCGGTCATTGGCGCAGGATTTACGGGGGCGACAACAGCGTTTATTTTAGCGCAAAAAGAACTCGGGGATGTCGTATTAGTCGATATTCCGCAACTAGAAAACCCGACGAAAGGAAAAGCGCTTGATATGTTAGAATCAAGCCCTGTATTAGGGTTTGATGCGAACATTATTGGCACATCCGATTATGCGGATACGGCGGATTCAGACATTGTCGTCATCACGGCTGGAATCGCTCGCAAACCAGGCATGAGCCGCGATGACTTAGTGACAACAAACCAAAAAATTATGAAAGCCGTCACAAAAGAAATCGTCAAATATTCGCCAAACTGCTACATTATTGTGTTGACTAACCCAGTCGATGCGATGACGTACACGGTGTACAAAGAATCTGGATTTCCGAAAAACCGCGTCATCGGACAATCAGGTGTGTTGGATACAGCCCGCTTCCGAACGTTTGTCGCGCAAGAATTAAATCTATCCGTCAAAGACATTACCGGCTTTGTATTAGGCGGACACGGTGACGACATGGTTCCGCTTGTCCGTTATTCCTATGCAGGCGGCATTCCGCTTGAGACATTAATTCCGAAAGAACGGCTAGATGCAATTGTAGAACGTACGCGCAAAGGCGGCGGCGAAATCGTCAACTTGCTTGGCAACGGCAGCGCCTACTATGCGCCAGCCGCATCACTTGTCGAAATGGTCGAAGCGATCATTAAAGATCAACGCCGCGTCCTTCCAGCGATTGCTTACCTCGAAGGAGAATATGGCTATGAAGGCATTTATTTGGGCGTACCGACGATTTTGGGCGGCAACGGCATTGAAAAAGTGATCGAGCTTGAGCTCACCGACGAAGAAAAAGCAGCACTTGCGAAATCAGTCGAGTCGGTCAAAAACGTCATGAAAGTATTGGGATAA